The sequence AATCAGCAGGCCGAGTACTATCTCACCGACTGTGCCGAGATTCTGCTCAAGCAGGGCAAGACCGTGCTCGCCGCGAACCGCCTCGATATCCAGGAAGCGATGGGCGTCAATACCCAGGATCAGCTCTCCGAAGTCGAAGGCGTGATGAAGCAACGCAAAGCCGGCTAAGAGCCTATCTGGTAACCTCTTTACATTCGTCTTCGCAATTTCCGTCAGAACTTCGTCAGCCTCCAATCGTCCATGCTCGCATGGACTCAGTCGGCTTCCTCGCCCTGGCGAGAATTCCTTCGACTTGGTGTCACGATAGGTTTTCGGATAGGCTCTAAGCACCCTGTTGGAGTGGAGCGAAAGGCAGGGTCCGCTGGACGGACGCATATTGCGTTTCGCTCGAAGACTCACGGCATCATTGTTTCAGCATCGCTTCGGAAGCAATGAGAGTCCACTCTGCGTACCACACGCTTTCCAGGCCTATCTTCCGAGGATTCGGACTGTTCCACCAGAGTTGAGTTTCTCGACGGTTTCCCGCCAGAGCTTGTCTTCGAAGTGGCGGAATATCTGCGGGCGGGCGTCTTCGAGGCTCAGCTGGCCGGGAATGACTTCGTCGATGTGCAGCAAATGGACGCCGTATTTGCTACGGAACGGCTCGCCCATGGAACCCGCGTCGGTGTCGAATGCCGCTGTGGCAATTTCCCGCGGCATCTGACCAGTGTAGGCGAACGTCCCGAGTTTGCCTCCGTTGTCTGCGCTGGGCGATTCCGAATGCTGGCGGGCGGCTTCGGAAAAAGTGAGCTCGCCGGACGCGATCTTCTTGCGCAGATCGGTGAGTTGTTGAAGCTTCTGCTCCGCGTCCGCTGACGACGCTTCTTTGGAAAGCTCGAGAAAGATCTGACTCGCTGTGACCCTGGTGCCGTCGAGTCGGGTGCGGTTCTCATTGAAGTAGTTCCGGATCTGCTCATCGGTCACAGCCTGCCGAACATAACGTTGCCAGGCCAGGGACAACTCGAGTTCTTCTTCCAGATCCTTTCTCGTGATCTGAAGTTTCGCGAGGGCGTCGTCGGCTGAACCTTCCTGAGCCAGAACGCGATCGACCACTTTCATCTGACTTTCGAGCTGAGACTGCGGAGCGGTGACGCCTCGGGAGCGGAGGAACTGGCGAATCAGACTGCGTTCAACGAGCCGATCCAGCATCGTGGAGTAGGTGTCGGCGGAACCCTCCTTGAGAATGCCTCGCATCGCCAGCGCCTGTCGGACGTCGGTGTCGGTGATGCTCTGTCCGTTCACCATCGCCACGACTTTTGGCTGGAAGGCGGCTTGAGCCTCAACGGGCGGTCCGAGCAGGCAGACCGTGAGGCAGAACGCGGCGATCCAAAGATGGGTTGGGAACGGAACGGGCATTCAATCCTCCTCTTTTATAGTCTCAAAACTGGCCAGACTTTCAGGGTTTACCCTCTTCCGGCCATGGATCAAAATAACTACAATCGCTGATGCGTTCCAGCGCGTCTGGAGTTTCAGCGAAATCACTCAGGACAGAGGGCCGATATGCGACGGGACGTTGCGCTGATACTCGCCGGCGGTAAAGGAACCCGGCTCGAGCCATTAACGCGAGAGCGGGCCAAGCCAGCCGTTCCCTTTGG is a genomic window of Rubinisphaera margarita containing:
- a CDS encoding peptidylprolyl isomerase — translated: MPVPFPTHLWIAAFCLTVCLLGPPVEAQAAFQPKVVAMVNGQSITDTDVRQALAMRGILKEGSADTYSTMLDRLVERSLIRQFLRSRGVTAPQSQLESQMKVVDRVLAQEGSADDALAKLQITRKDLEEELELSLAWQRYVRQAVTDEQIRNYFNENRTRLDGTRVTASQIFLELSKEASSADAEQKLQQLTDLRKKIASGELTFSEAARQHSESPSADNGGKLGTFAYTGQMPREIATAAFDTDAGSMGEPFRSKYGVHLLHIDEVIPGQLSLEDARPQIFRHFEDKLWRETVEKLNSGGTVRILGR